In Toxoplasma gondii ME49 chromosome X, whole genome shotgun sequence, a single genomic region encodes these proteins:
- a CDS encoding hypothetical protein (encoded by transcript TGME49_225460): MEGIQQLFIVKEYNQANYQASTTSFTRIMLRVAWIRMVRRSGKPYRFSGSDSPSADDRTRRSCGGIGGLRLEINYPHPGGAGADAAFSEAAERAAEEQAVAGPIPVMVVKPSSVADVENAMTQVMEQEAAMTGQQEAEVAAPAPYKVKSPEQEMDESIAAIDKLEAEKTHYKYDMENVQRNYAA, translated from the exons ATGGAAGGTATTCAACAATTG TTCATCGTGAAAGAGTATAATCAAGCAAACTATCAGGCATCAACTACTTCTTTCACCAGAATAATGCTTCGTGTGGCGTGGATAAGGATGGTCAGGAGGAGCGGTAAACCGTACCGTTTCAGCGGAAGTGATAGTCCGTCTGCAGACGACAGAACCCGGCGATCGTGCG GCGGGATAGGCGGCCTGCGTCTGGAAATTAACTATCCCCACCCCGGGGGAGCTGGAGCCGATGCAGCTT ttTCCGAGGCAGCCGAAC GTGCGGCAGAGGAGCAGGCTGTTGCTG GACCAATCCCCGTTATGGTTGTTAAGCCCTCGTCCGTGGCCG ACGTGGAAAACGCTATGACACAAGTTATG GAGCAAGAGGCAGCCATGACTGGGCAGCAGGAGGCCGAGGTGGCTGCCCCAGCGCCTTATAAGGTGAAGTCTCCAGAACAGGAGATGGAC GAATCAATCGCCGCCATTGACAAGCtcgaagccgagaaaacaCACTATAAGTACGATATGGAGAATGTACAGAGGAACTATGCTGCTTAG
- a CDS encoding hypothetical protein (encoded by transcript TGME49_225450): MLLLEFFLTPQYEIPSNCGSKVFRLAVCAVGFYLYTFPLEMDEPIHVAITRLSASSLAGGGLLTLHQLLQARASTLARTPNELKKSISSLSFEECSLGVCHLLALLWDCKGEGTDNFAFDATVNFLERCHQSQIQQCPAEFVAVVKSAVRFAVHADEQSATSESTGLPVQESFSLRLVGPLLESTEKFLPEPQNITSADSAFLQLCLSRRFYDKARCVLDRDAFKVTQLLCQSLEDCAAYYTAAGDIWIALEEYERAFNALDMALSLPSIPGETDSLQVEAFKRFALLSLMLRGRVTRPPPPSPNAEETLRMATYHKDFAQYKLVFHQRNLASGARASPNDAASQNSLFSFLSDRLQNLERQVQLHAAQLKEDKTIHLALALLTSVVRRKVEELSRIFCALPLESFRKKMNVASDSEAVRLLRSLPSKPGTPPLCTYDEDRKLVLFNSGLSVGSNATEEEGTSVAFLGTLKREVESALQRVQTVSQHMRDAEAKVTDSEGFQRFVEDVSDGEGGRESQRDQQEGRGEADPRGRARERGADCDDGQSREACWQPMDDVQTFEEEVEMGSSSQRGEDAAGG, encoded by the exons ATGCTACTTCTAGAGTTTTTCCTTACACCACAGTACGAAATTCCCTCTAACTGCGGTTCCAAAGTTTTTCGGCTAGCCGTCTGTGCGGTAGGCTTTTACTTGTACACCTTTCCACTGGAAATGGACGAGCCCATCCACGTAGCCATTACTCGGCTTTCTGCATCTAGCCTGGCAGGCGGTGGCCTGCTGACACTTCATCAACTCTTGCAAGCTCGGGCATCCACTCTGGCGAGGACTCCCAACGAGCTTAAAAAAAGCATATCGAGCCTTTCGTTCGAAGAATGTTCCCTTGGTGTATGCCATCTCTTGGCCCTGTTGTGGGACTGCAAAGGAGAG GGCACCGACAACTTCGCCTTCGATGCAACGGTGAACTTTCTAGAACGGTGTCACCAGTCGCAAATTCAGCAATGCCCTGCAGAATTCGTCGCCGTAGTCAAGTCTGCGGTCCGATTCGCCGTTCACG cCGACGAGCAATCCGCCACGTCCGAGTCGACCGGTCTACCCGTCCAGGagagtttttctctgcgcctgGTGGGACCCCTGCTCGAAAGCACAGAAAAATTCCTGCCCGAACCGCAGAACATCACCTCAGCGGATTCAG CGTTCCTTCAGTTGTGTCTCAGTCGGCGTTTCTACGACAAAGCGCGATGCGTGCTTGATCGAGATGCCTTCAAAGTAACCCAG CTCCTCTGTCAAAGCCTCGAAGACTGTGCAGCCTACTATACGGCGGCAGGCGACATCTGGATTGCTTTAGAGGAATACGAGAGAGCCTTCAATGCACTGGATatggctctctctctcccttccatTCCAGGAGAAACCGACTCTCTTCAA GTCGAGGCGTTCAAGCGATTCGCTTTGTTGTCCCTCATGCTTCGAGGGCGGGTGACCCGtccgcctccgccttctccg AATGCCGAAGAGACTCTGCGAATGGCGACTTACCATAAAGACTTCGCACAATACAAACTCGTCTTTCATCAAAGGAACCTTGCTAGCGGGGCGCGCGCCTCCCCCAATGACGCTGCGAGTCAAAattcccttttttcttttctctcggacCGACTCCAGAACCTCGAGCGCCAAGTTCAACTACACGCGGCGCAGCTGAAAGAGGACAAGACAATCCACCTCGCCCTCGCCCTTCTCACC AGCGTTGTGCGTCGCAAAGTGGAGGAGCTGAGTCGAATTTTCTGcgctcttcccctggaaTCTTTTCGGAAGAAGATGAACGTCGCATCTGACTCTGAGGCTGTCCGCCTCCTTCGGTCTCTTCCATCCAAG cCGGGCACTCCCCCCCTCTGCACCTACGACGAGGATCGCAAACTCGTTCTCTTCAACTCGGGACTCTCGGTTGGATCGAACGCGACAGAG GAGGAAGGGACCTCTGTGGCTTTTTTGGGGACCTTGAAGCGGGAGGTTGAAAGTGCACTTCAACGCGTGCAAACGGTCTCGCAGCACATGCGAgatgcagaagcgaag GTtacagacagcgaaggctTCCAGCGTTTCGTTGAAGACGTCTCCGATGGAGAGGGTGGAAGAGAAAGTCAGAGAGACCAGCAAGAagggcgaggcgaagcgGATCCCAGAGGCCGTgctcgagaaagaggagcagaCTGCGACGACGGAC AATCGCGGGAAGCTTGCTGGCAGCCGATGGACGACGTGCAAACGTTtgaggaagaagtggaaatGGGGTCGTCAtcacagagaggcgaagatgcAGCAGGAGGATGA